The Trichosurus vulpecula isolate mTriVul1 chromosome 4, mTriVul1.pri, whole genome shotgun sequence genome contains a region encoding:
- the LOC118847463 gene encoding dimethylaniline monooxygenase [N-oxide-forming] 1-like encodes MVKQVAIIGAGVSGLTSIKCCLEEGLEPTCFERSGDIGGLWQFTEYVEEGRASLYNSVVTNSSKEMTCYSDFPFPDDFPNFMPHSKFLEYLKMYANKFNLLKCIQFKTVVCNVKKCPDFSTSGQWEVTTECEGKKESAIFDAVMVCTGYFTDPFLPLDTLPGINTFKGQYFHSREYKHPDLFKDKRVLVIGMGNSGADIAVEASRVAKNVWLSTTGGTWVFNRFINNGYPSDMVFSRFLNVLKDYLPTTVVNWLIAKMANSWFDHTNYGLVPENRTFLREPVLNGELPGRILTGKVLIKPRVEKVKENSVVFKNTPEEEPIDIIVLATGYTFSFPFLDESIVKVENNQASLYKYIFPAHLEKPTLAVIGLIKPTGSLSSTSEVQARWVTRVLKGLNKLPPPEAMREDIDRVKANKPTGFGIHFNQVLETDYITYIDELLSFINAKPNLLSMFLVDPLLAFKVFFGPLTPYQHRLTGPGKWDGARNAILTQWDRTIKPTKTRVVQEPPDTFSYLLKVFSFLALLVAIFLIF; translated from the exons ATGGTCAAGCAAGTTGCGATTATCGGAGCTGGTGTGAGTGGCCTCACCTCCATCAAATGCTGTTTGGAAGAGGGGCTGGAGCCCACCTGCTTTGAAAGGAGTGGTGACATTGGAGGCCTATGGCAATTCACA GAATATGTTGAAGAAGGCAGGGCTAGCCTTTATAATTCTGTTGTTACTAACAGCAGCAAAGAGATGACCTGTTACTCAGATTTTCCTTTCCCAGATGATTTTCCAAACTTTATGCCACACTCAAAATTTTTGGAATATCTCAAGATGTATGCAAACAAGTTCAACCTTCTGAAATGTATCCAATTCAAG ACCGTTGTCTGCAATGTGAAAAAATGTCCAGATTTCTCTACCTCTGGCCAGTGGGAGGTAACCACTGAatgtgaagggaagaaagagtcAGCCATATTTGATGCTGTCATGGTCTGCACTGGTTATTTCACTGACCCATTTTTGCCACTAGATACTTTACCAG gTATCAACACCTTTAAAGGTCAGTACTTTCACAGCCGGGAGTACAAGCATCCAGATCTGTTCAAGGATAAGAGAGTCCTTGTGATTGGCATGGGGAACTCTGGTGCAGATATTGCTGTGGAGGCCAGTCGTGTGGCTAAAAAT GTCTGGCTCAGCACCACTGGTGGCACATGGGTATTCAACCGATTTATTAACAATGGGTATCCTTCGGACATGGTCTTTTCTCGATTTCTAAATGTATTAAAAGATTACCTCCCAACGACGGTTGTAAACTGGTTAATTGCCAAAATGGCGAATAGCTGGTTTGATCACACAAACTATGGTTTAGTTCCAGAAAACAG GACTTTCCTAAGAGAACCAGTACTGAATGGTGAGCTCCCAGGGCGCATACTCACTGGGAAGGTGTTGATCAAACCTAGGGtggagaaagtgaaggaaaattCTGTGGTGTTTAAGAATACTCCTGAAGAAGAGCCTATTGATATAATTGTCTTGGCCACAGgatatactttttcttttcctttccttgatgAATCTATAGTGAAAGTTGAAAACAATCAGGCTTCTTTGTATAAGTACATATTCCCTGCACATCTGGAAAAACCAACACTGGCTGTCATTGGCCTCATCAAGCCTACAGGATCCTTGAGTTCTACATCAGAAGTACAAGCCCGATGGGTCACACGAGTCCTAAAGG GCTTAAATAAACTACCACCACCAGAGGCCATGAGAGAAGACATTGACAGAGTGAAAGCAAATAAACCCACTGG GTTTGGTATACACTTCAATCAGGTTTTGGAAACAGATTACATCACATACATAGATGAGCTCTTGTCCTTCATCAATGCAAAACCCAACTTGTTATCAATGTTCCTGGTGGACCCACTACTGGCTTTTAAGGTTTTCTTCGGGCCACTTACCCCATACCAGCACCGTCTGACTGGCCCAGGGAAGTGGGATGGAGCCAGGAATGCCATTCTGACCCAGTGGGACCGGACAATCAAGCCAACCAAAACTCGAGTTGTACAAGAGCCTCCAGATACTTTTTCCTACCTCCTCAAAGTCTTCAGCTTTTTGGCTCTACTTGTGGCTATATTCCTTATTTTCTAA